The genomic DNA TTTGCCAGCAAGATCGATCGGTTCTCCCTGACCATCTTCGATGACAAAATCTCCGGAGATCAGAATCGGGCCATGGTCACGAAGTTTTACGACAACATCAGACATAATGTCAAATTCCCATTGTTAGTAAGTTGATTTCAGGCAGTCTATTTTTCTTTAAGATTAACTTAGTATGCTGCCAACCTGATTATTTGACAACACATCTCGACTACAAAACAACGGATTCAAGTTCTCTATGTCAAAACGCTACTACTATCCTGCTCCGTGGTTAGAACGCGATCTGGAATTAAAAGATTCCGAAGCTCATC from Rubinisphaera italica includes the following:
- a CDS encoding CDGSH iron-sulfur domain-containing protein, whose translation is MSDVVVKLRDHGPILISGDFVIEDGQGEPIDLAGKTNIALCRCGSTKNSPFCDGTHKDCGFIAENRAK